Proteins encoded together in one Quercus lobata isolate SW786 chromosome 3, ValleyOak3.0 Primary Assembly, whole genome shotgun sequence window:
- the LOC115982441 gene encoding GDSL esterase/lipase At3g26430-like → MLLVILFCVKKVYLIQLKKKLISFVSLMEPQYSLFVIFASLVISLALLPNPTTALSKCSFPAIFNFGDSNSDTGGLSAAFGQAPPPNGETFFHTPSGRYSDGRLVIDFIAESYGLPYLSAFLDSLGSNFSHGANFATAGATIRPQNTTMAQSGYSPISLDVQSVQFSDFHRRSQIFNKQGGFFEKLLPKRDYFSQALYTFDIGQNDLTAGYKLNMTTEEVKAYVPDVLGQFSNAIKKIYGEGGRIFWVHNTGPVGCLPYVMDRFLITAGQIDKHGCASPFNDVAQYFNLRLKEAVAQLRKDLPEATITYVDVYSVKYTLIAQAKKHGFENPFVACCGHGGKYNYNRFLKCGAKKTVDGKEIVISNSCKDPSVRINWDGTHFTEAANKWIFNQIANGSFSDPPISLEMACHRMDR, encoded by the exons ATGCTTCTGGTAATCcttttttgtgtcaaaaaaGTTTATCTcattcagctaaaaaaaaagttaatatctTTTGTGTCTCTCATGGAGCCTCAGTACTCCTTATTTGTTATCTTTGCTAGCCTGGTAATCTCATTGGCATTACTACCAAATCCTACCACAGCCTTATCCAAATGCAGTTTTCCGGCCATATTCAACTTTGGTGACTCAAATTCAGACACCGGTGGTTTGTCAGCGGCATTCGGACAAGCTCCGCCGCCCAATGGAGAAACATTTTTTCACACTCCATCTGGACGGTATTCTGATGGCCGTCTTGTAATTGATTTCATAG CGGAAAGCTATGGGTTACCGTATCTCAGTGCTTTTCTGGACTCACTGGGTTCAAACTTTAGCCATGGAGCCAATTTTGCAACTGCTGGAGCAACAATTAGACCTCAGAACACAACAATGGCACAAAGTGGATATAGTCCCATTTCATTAGATGTGCAGTCTGTTCAATTCTCAGATTTTCACAGAAGATCCCAAATATTCAACAAACAAG GAGGGTTCTTTGAGAAATTGTTACCAAAGAGGGATTATTTTTCTCAAGCTCTGTACACATTTGACATTGGCCAAAATGATCTTACTGCTGGTTACAAACTCAACATGACTACTGAAGAAGTTAAGGCATATGTTCCTGATGTATTGGGCCAGTTCTCAAATGCCATTAAG AAAATATATGGTGAAGGTGGAAGAATATTTTGGGTACACAACACAGGCCCAGTGGGCTGCCTTCCATATGTTATGGACCGCTTTCTTATCACGGCGGGCCAAATAGATAAACATGGCTGTGCCAGTCCATTCAATGATGTGGCCCAATATTTCAACCTCAGATTAAAAGAAGCTGTAGCCCAACTCAGGAAAGATCTTCCAGAGGCAACAATCACCTATGTTGATGTCTACTCAGTGAAGTACACCCTCATTGCCCAAGCCAAAAAACATG GATTCGAGAACCCTTTTGTGGCATGTTGTGGTCATGGTGGGAAATATAATTACAACCGGTTCTTGAAGTGTGGGGCCAAGAAGACTGTAGATGGCAAAGAGATTGTGATTTCAAATTCGTGCAAAGATCCATCGGTTCGGATTAATTGGGATGGGACCCATTTCACCGAGGCCGCTAACAAATGGATATTCAACCAAATAGCTAATGGCTCATTTTCGGACCCACCCATTTCGTTGGAAATGGCCTGTCATAGAATGGACCGCTAA